The Ascaphus truei isolate aAscTru1 chromosome 3, aAscTru1.hap1, whole genome shotgun sequence genome includes a region encoding these proteins:
- the LOC142490081 gene encoding keratin, type II cytoskeletal cochleal-like → MSHQSHQSTHSSSGSGHKNFSSSSACFSKHSGSSFTSKKVSMGHKALPCFGSKSVYSHGSGGHKISVGSCRPMGSGHGYGGYGSGYGLGGSGYGFGGSSCSAGITNVTVNQSLLAPLNLEIDPNIQRMRTDEKDQIKGLNNQFASFIDKVRFLEQQNKMLETKWSLLQDQRTARSQIEPLFEAYISSLRRQLENLGCERARLDAERRNMEESVEEFRRIYEEEVNRRTAAENEFVGLKREVDAAFMSKAELQARADSLTDEINFLRTLFDAEISQLQAQISDTSVLVSMDNSRDLDLDGIIAEVRSQYEDVANRSRAEAEATYQSRYEELRSTAGSYGDNLRNTKQEIAELNRLIQRLKGEIESVKDQRARLEGAISQAEERGEMAVRDAKCKLTELEDALQKAKQDMARQLREYQELMNVKLALDIEIATYRKLLEGEESRLGGEGLVSISVLHSSTGASHYGGSGHHHKSRCSTGSVSQGKHGSGHGQSC, encoded by the exons ATGTCTCACCAATCTCATCAATCCACACATAGCAGCTCCGGCTCTGGGCACAAGAATTTCAGCTCCTCCTCAGCTTGTTTCAGCAAACACAGTGGGAGCTCATTCACTTCAAAGAAAGTATCCATGGGTCACAAAGCGCTACCATGTTTTGGAAGCAAAAGTGTCTATAGTCATGGATCAGGGGGACATAAGATCTCAGTTGGAAGTTGTCGACCAATGGGAAGTGGACATGGATATGGAGGATATGGTAGTGGATATGGTTTAGGTGGATCTGGCTATGGATTTGGGGGATCATCTTGCTCTGCAGGCATCACTAATGTTACTGTGAATCAAAGTCTGCTGGCCCCACTTAATTTGGAGATTGATCCTAACATCCAGAGAATGAGGACAGATGAGAAGGATCAAATCAAGGGTCTCAATAATCAGTTTGCCTCCTTCATTGACAAG GTGCGATTCTTGGAGCAACAGAATAAAATGCTGGAGACAAAGTGGTCTCTTTTACAAGACCAAAGAACTGCTAGATCTCAAATTGAACCTCTCTTTGAGGCCTACATTAGCAGTCTCAGGAGACAGCTGGAGAATCTGGGATGTGAAAGAGCGCGTCTGGATGCAGAAAGGAGGAATATGGAGGAATCAGTAGAAGAATTCAGAAGAAT ATATGAAGAGGAAGTCAACCGACGCACAGCTGCAGAGAATGAATTTGTTGGGCTTAAAAGG GAAGTTGATGCTGCTTTCATGAGCAAAGCTGAATTACAAGCAAGGGCGGACTCCCTGACTGATGAGATCAACTTCCTGCGCACTTTGTTTGATGCG GAAATATCTCAGCTTCAAGCTCAGATCTCAGATACATCAGTCCTTGTTTCCATGGATAACAGCCGAGACCTGGATCTGGACGGCATCATTGCTGAGGTCAGATCTCAATATGAGGACGTTGCTAACAGGAGCAGAGCTGAAGCAGAGGCCACGTACCAATCAAGA TACGAGGAGCTGCGCTCCACTGCAGGCAGTTATGGGGATAATCTGCGCAACACTAAGCAGGAGATTGCTGAGCTCAATCGTCTGATTCAGAGACTTAAGGGAGAAATAGAGAGTGTGAAAGATCAG CGCGCTAGACTAGAAGGTGCCATTAGTCAGGCGGAGGAACGTGGGGAGATGGccgtcagagatgccaagtgtaaacTGACTGAGCTGGAGGATGCTCTGCAGAAAGCTAAGCAAGACATGGCTCGCCAGCTCCGTGAGTACCAGGAGCTGATGAATGTGAAGCTGGCTCTGGATATTGAGATTGCCACCTACAGGAAACTGCTGGAGGGAGAAGAGTCCAG GCTGGGTGGAGAAGGTCTTGTTAGCATCT CTGTGCTTCACTCTAGTACTGGAGCATCACACTACGGTGGAAGTGGACACCACCACAAGAGCAGATGTAGCACTGGCAGTGTTTCCCAAGGAAAACATGGCTCAGGACATGGACAGTCCTGCTAA